The genome window TTTTCTAGGCTTAGGTAGTAAATTCCCAAAACCATATCCTGGCTAGGAACCGTGATAGCCTTACCGCTTGCAGGAAGCAAGATGTTCATCGAGCTAAGCATCAAAATTTTGCACTCTGCGATAGCTTCTTGAGATAGCGGCACGTGAACAGCCATCTGGTCGCCGTCGAAGTCCGCGTTAAATGCGGCGCAAACTAACGGATGTAGCTGGATAGCTTTGCCCTCGACGAGTACCGGGTGAAACGCCTGGATAGATAGTTTGTGAAGCGTCGGAGCGCGGTTTAGCATAACCGGGTGATCTTTAACGACCTCCTCTAGGCACTCCCAAACCTCGTTCGTCTTATCCTCGATCATCTTTTTGGCTTGTTTTACGGTCGTAGCGTAGCCCTTCTCCTCAAGGCGAGCTAGCAAGTGCGGCTTAAATAGCTCAAGAGCCATTCTTTTCGGTAGTCCGCACTGATCCATACGTAGTTTTGGTCCGACCACGATAACCGAACGACCGGAAAAATCCACGCGCTTACCGAGCAAATTTTGACGGAAGCGGCCTTGCTTACCTTTAATGATCTCAGAAAGCGATTTTAGAGGGCGTTTATTTGCGCCTTTTACCGCATTTGCGCGTCGTCCGTTGTCAAATAGCGCATCCACGGACTCCTGAAGCATACGCTTTTCGTTTCTGATAATAATCTCAGGCGCATCAAGCTCCATAAGGCGTTTTAAACGCGCGTTTCTATTTATAACGCGGCGATACAAATCATTTACGTCAGAAACCGCAAATTTACCGCCGTCAAGGCTAACTAGTGGACGAAGATCCGGCGGAAGGACAGGTAAATTCGTAATCATCATCCACTCAGGACGGTTACCGGAATTTAAAAAGCTCTCAACGACTTTTAGTCTTTTTACTATGGTTTTTTTCTTGGCTTCCGAATTTGTCGCGCTGATCTCATCTTTTAGGGTATTTAAAAGCTCGATCAAATCGATATTTGCTAGTAAATCGCGGATAACTTCGCCGCCCATCCTAGCTCTAAATCCGCTCTCTTCAAAGCGAGAAGCCAGGGAAACATACTGCTCTTCGTTTAGAACGTCGAAAATTTCTACCTTTTTGCTATTTTCGGTATCGTAAAACGCGTCGCCAACGCTCTCGACGATATACGCCTCGTAGTAAAGCACGCGCTCAAGGTCTTTCATCTTTATACCGAGCAACGTTCCTATGCGGCTTGGAAGCGAATTTACGTACCAGATATGCGCTACAGGAGTCACGAGCTCGATGTGGCCCATTCTAGAGCGGCGCACCTTTGAGCTAGTTACCTCGACGCCGCACTTTTCGCACTTGATGCCTTTATAGCGCATTTTTTTATACTTACCGCAAAGGCACTCGTAGTCGCGAATCGGGCCGAAAATCTTAGCGCAAAATAGACCGTCGCGCTCAGGTTTTAGCGTGCGGTAGTTTATGGTTTCGGGTTTTTTGACCTCGCCGTGGCTCCATGACTTTATCCTCTCAGGGCTAGCCAAACGAAGCTGAAACGCTTCAAAATCGCGCGGTCTGCGTTCTTCTTTTATCTCAATAGGTTTTAACTCACTCATTATTTTCATCCTCATCGTATATCTCGACATCAAGCGCCAATGATTTTAGCTCGTTTGTTAGAACGAAAAATGTCTCAGGAATGCCAGTTTCAGGCACATTCTCGCCTCTAGTTAGGGCTTTATACGCAGACAAGCGTCCTTCGACGTCGTCTGATTTGACCGTTAGCATCTCGCGAAGCGTATGAGCCGCACCGTATGCCTCAAGCGCCCAAACCTCCATCTCTCCGAATCTTTGTCCGCCAAATAGCGCCTTACCGCCGACCGGCTGCTGAGTAACAAGGCTGTATGGTCCCGTACTTCTAGCGTGGACTTTTTCGTCGACTAGGTGGTGAAGCTTTAGCATATACATACATCCGACGTTTACGCGCTCCTTAATCTTTGAGCCCGTGCGTCCGTCGTAAAGCTCGGTCTTGCCATCCATATCTATCTTAGCTAGCTCAAACAGCTTCATTAGCTCATCAACCCTTACGCCCTCAAATATAGGCGTGGCAAATTTGACGCCGTTAGCCCAGTCTCTAGCATAGTCTAAAAGTAGGTCGTCGCTCATTTTGCCTAGAGTCTTTTTGGCATCCATAAATTTAGACGCTGAAGCTATCTCGATCATCTTGGCTCGTAGCTCTTTAACCCACTCGCCTTTTTTCTCTTGGAAAATTTGATTTATCTGCTCGCCCAAGCGATAGCCGACAAGGCCCAAGTGGCTTTCTAAAATTTGACCGATATTCATACGGCTAGGAACGCCCAGCGGATTTAGTACGATATCGACCGGTTGGCCGCTCGGTAGATACGGCATATCAACCTCAGGGACGATGTTTGAGACGATACCTTTGTTTCCGTGGCGACCCGCCATCTTATCGCCCACTTTTAGCTTGCGCTTGGTGGCGATATAGACTTTAACGAGCTTAACTACGCCGCTTGGCAAGATGTCGTCTTTTTCTAAAATTTCCATCTTCGCATCATGCTCTTCTTTGAGCTTTTTCTTCTCGTTTTGGAAATGATTTTTTATGTCGTCGTATGATTTTTGAACGTCTTTTGAAAAGCCTTTAACGATCGCGCTTAGAGTAAAGCGGTTGATGTTTTCAAACTCTTCTTTATCGATCTTCTCGCCCTTTTTATAGGTTTTTTTACCGATAGTTTGAGCCGAGCTCAAAGGCGTTTTGCAAAGCAGAGCGCCCACTTTTAGCATCTCTTCGCGGTCTAGCATCAAGAGTCTATCGTGGTGTTCTTTTTCAAAAGCCGCCTTTTCTTCCTCATAAACTTTATTTGAGCGGCTATCTTTTTCATGGCCCTTTTTGGTAAAAATTTTAACGTCTACTACGACGCCTTCCATTGACGCAGTCGCGTAAAGGGATTTGTTTACCACGTGGCCAGCTTTTTCTCCGAAAATCGCGCGAAGTAAGCGCTCCTCAGGCGTTGGCTTAACCTCGCCTTTTGGGGAAACCTTGCCGACCAGGATCATGCCGGGTTTTACTTGCGTGCCGATTTTTATTATACCGCTATCATCTAGGTGAAGCAGATCTTCTTCTTTGATATTCGGGATATCTTTAGTAATCTCCTCAACGCCGTCTTTTAGCTCGCGCGCCTCGATCTCTTTTTCGTAAATATGCACGCTCGTAAACGCATCCTCTCGGATCATTTTTTCGCTGATTACGATCGCGTCCTCGTAGTTATAACCGTTCCACGGCATGAAAGCTATAAGGGCGTTTTTACCGATAGCTAGCTCGCCGCGCTCCATAGACGGACCGTCGGCGATGATCTGCCCGGCCGCTACGCTTTCGCCTTTTTTAACGATAGGGTGTTGGGAGAATGTCGTATTTTGGTTGGTTCTTAAATTTTTCTCCATCGAGTAGTGATCGATATATGGACCTGCCTCGTCTTCACCGAGGATAAAGATATTTTTATTGTCCACCTTTTCAACCACTCCCGCGCGTCTAGCCTTGATCGCCTCCCATGCGTCGCGAGCTACGGTGCTCTCCATGCCCGTACCTACGATAGGAGCGGATGAGCGAAGTAGCGGTACCGCTTGGCGTTGCATGTTTGATCCCATTAGGGCGCGGTTTGCGTCATCGTGCTCCAAAAACGGAATAAGCGATGCCGCAACGCCGGCTATCATACCTGAGCAAAGGTCGATGAGTTTAACATCCTCGCGTTTAGCCAGTATCATCTCGCCGTCTTGTCTAGCTTCGATCAAATCCTCTACTATATAGCCGCTCTCGTCAAGCGCGGTAGATGCAGGAGCGATAACCAAATTTTCCTCTTGAGTTGCCGTTAGATAGACGATTTCATCGGTTACCCTACCATCTACGACTTTTTTATACGGAGCTTCGACAAAGCCTAGGTTATTTACCTTTGCATAAGTAGAAAGGGTGTTGATAAGACCGATGTTTTGACCCTCCGGAGTCTCTACCGGACAAATTCTGCCGTAGTGAGTCGGGTGAACGTCGCGCACTTCAAAGCCGGCTCTATCTTTAACAAGACCGCCTTCGCCTAGCGCCGAAAGTCTGCGTTTATGAGTAACTTCGCTAAGCGGGTTGGTCTGATCCATAAACTGGCTCAACTGACCGCCGGTGAAAAATTCCATTATCGTCGTGGTTATCATTTTTGGATTAACCAAATCGTAAGGCATAATCTCTTCGGTATTACCCAGCGTCGTAAATTTATCTCTGATAGCCTTTTGCATTTTTACAAAGCCTAGGTGAAGCTCGTTTGCCAAAAGCTCGCCGATAGAGCGGATACGACGGTTGCCGAGGTGATCGCGGTCGTCGATATGTCCTTGTCCGTTTTTGACCTTTATCAAATATTTTGCCGTTTTTATAATGTCTTCATTGGTTAAAACCGTTACGTATTCAGGTACTTCAAGTGCCAGCTTGTGGTTCATTTTCATACGGCCAACACCCGTCAAATCATATCTTTCAGGATTAAAGAATAGATCATTTACGAAAGCGCGAGCAGCGTCTTTGACAACCGGCTCGCCTGGACGCATAACTTTATAAATTCTTATCGCCGCAAGATCGTTTTCGTCATCGACGTTTTCGGTTTGACGTAGTAGTTTGAGCGTCTCGTTATCGGCAATAAATGAATTTATGATAGCGTCGTCCACGCCTGCCGCTAGGTCGTTTGCTATCTCGATACTCTCTTGATCAGCCAAAATTTTAACCAATTTATTTTCATCAAGCTGTGCAAGAGTATCATAAAGCACCTCGCCGCTGTTTTTGTCAATAACCGGGTGAGCCAAAAACCTATTTACCAAAATTTCAGTCGGATATTCGACAAATTTGACGCCGTCAGCGATGATCTTATCAGCCTTTTTCTTGGTTAGTCTTTTTCCGGCCTCGTGTAAAACATTGCCTTCTTCGTCTTTTATGTCGTATTCAACCCTGCCCTGATAATCATCTGGGTTAAATGGCGTCAAAAATTTATTATCTTTTATTGTTAAAGTTTGTATAGGATAAAATAACTTGATAATATCTTGTTTTTTATATCCAAGCGCTCTAAATAGGATAGTTACCGGCACTTTTCTGCGCTTGTTGATACGCACATAAAGTACGTCTTTTGTGTCGTATTCAAAATATAGCCAGCTACCGCGGTCAGGAATGATTTGAGCCGTATAAATAAGCTTATTTACTACTGTCGGGCTTTCCTCTTCTTTAAAGATAACGCCGGGACTTCTGTGAAGCTGATTAACCACGACACGCTCGACGCCATTAATAATAAATGAAATTCTATCCGTCATCAAAGGAATTTCGCGAACGAAAATTTCCTGCTCTTTTATATCT of Campylobacter showae contains these proteins:
- the rpoB gene encoding DNA-directed RNA polymerase subunit beta; its protein translation is MLNSLYSGNRLRVDFSNVAKEIDVPNLLQLQKKSFDQFLNVDKNQGESGIEKVFKSIFPIHDPQNRLSLEYVSSEIGKPKYTIRECMERGLTYSVNLKMKIRLIVHERDEKTGEKIGIKDIKEQEIFVREIPLMTDRISFIINGVERVVVNQLHRSPGVIFKEEESPTVVNKLIYTAQIIPDRGSWLYFEYDTKDVLYVRINKRRKVPVTILFRALGYKKQDIIKLFYPIQTLTIKDNKFLTPFNPDDYQGRVEYDIKDEEGNVLHEAGKRLTKKKADKIIADGVKFVEYPTEILVNRFLAHPVIDKNSGEVLYDTLAQLDENKLVKILADQESIEIANDLAAGVDDAIINSFIADNETLKLLRQTENVDDENDLAAIRIYKVMRPGEPVVKDAARAFVNDLFFNPERYDLTGVGRMKMNHKLALEVPEYVTVLTNEDIIKTAKYLIKVKNGQGHIDDRDHLGNRRIRSIGELLANELHLGFVKMQKAIRDKFTTLGNTEEIMPYDLVNPKMITTTIMEFFTGGQLSQFMDQTNPLSEVTHKRRLSALGEGGLVKDRAGFEVRDVHPTHYGRICPVETPEGQNIGLINTLSTYAKVNNLGFVEAPYKKVVDGRVTDEIVYLTATQEENLVIAPASTALDESGYIVEDLIEARQDGEMILAKREDVKLIDLCSGMIAGVAASLIPFLEHDDANRALMGSNMQRQAVPLLRSSAPIVGTGMESTVARDAWEAIKARRAGVVEKVDNKNIFILGEDEAGPYIDHYSMEKNLRTNQNTTFSQHPIVKKGESVAAGQIIADGPSMERGELAIGKNALIAFMPWNGYNYEDAIVISEKMIREDAFTSVHIYEKEIEARELKDGVEEITKDIPNIKEEDLLHLDDSGIIKIGTQVKPGMILVGKVSPKGEVKPTPEERLLRAIFGEKAGHVVNKSLYATASMEGVVVDVKIFTKKGHEKDSRSNKVYEEEKAAFEKEHHDRLLMLDREEMLKVGALLCKTPLSSAQTIGKKTYKKGEKIDKEEFENINRFTLSAIVKGFSKDVQKSYDDIKNHFQNEKKKLKEEHDAKMEILEKDDILPSGVVKLVKVYIATKRKLKVGDKMAGRHGNKGIVSNIVPEVDMPYLPSGQPVDIVLNPLGVPSRMNIGQILESHLGLVGYRLGEQINQIFQEKKGEWVKELRAKMIEIASASKFMDAKKTLGKMSDDLLLDYARDWANGVKFATPIFEGVRVDELMKLFELAKIDMDGKTELYDGRTGSKIKERVNVGCMYMLKLHHLVDEKVHARSTGPYSLVTQQPVGGKALFGGQRFGEMEVWALEAYGAAHTLREMLTVKSDDVEGRLSAYKALTRGENVPETGIPETFFVLTNELKSLALDVEIYDEDENNE